GCGCAGACCATGCATGATTCCACCTGGGACACGCCGCTCGAAAACAAGCTCGAGGCTGGCAAATGATTTGGAgaaaacgaagaagagggggCGAGAAGCAGATAATCACAGCATGGAGGCACCTGAGGTTCTGTATATATGTGTCAGTGTGCTCGGTATATTTAGACAAGGACATCACATGGCGTTAGGTTATAGATAGGGCATCGCATTGTACGACTGGAATCATGGAATATCACGAAAGGGCCCCCTTTGTTTAGAACAAAGGTTGAAGAATCTTCTCTCAGTATAGAAATAAGCGTTCTTGAATAATGAATAGAACAAGAATGATATCACCTATTTTGCCAAATTAGCAGTTTTGTCATCTAACACGCATGATAAGAGAGGGTGTGTGTGGCATCGCAAAAAGACTGATAGCCAATGTCTCTCTCCTATTCCAATTCTATTGCTCTCAGTTCTGACCATGGCAATGCATAGGTAGGTACGCACATGCTGACATCAGTAACATCAGCGCATCACCATCCCTGTTAGTAAACTTGAACCAGTCTGGAGCGGCGGCACTTTGGCAACTCCTGTTCACATTGAGACTTGTCACGGCTGGGTGGCGTGGGCCCGTACACCGGCAGTAGGATTAATCGTacattattttttctttagaTGCCCGGCTCCCTGGGCTCTAACAACTATAAACCCTCTTGCAAAAAGCCCTTTACAGCAATAACTCGTTTGAATGAAGAACGTCGGTACTAGATTAGAGGAAGTAGTCGGGGGTTCCtaaagaggaaaaaagttAATAGTCTGATTTGAGCATTTGGGTGGGAATTGCAACACATACGTCTAGAGACCATTGGCTCTCCGGCTCTCGGGCACGGATCAAATTGCAGGCTGTATGGGTTAGCACTTGAGGGTCTAACGTGAGATGGAGCTTTGCTGCTTACAAGGTATATTTCAGGTGCTCGTCAATTTCCATTATGGCAGCTTGGTTACCACATCGGTAACAGTAATTCGGTGCTGTCAAGAAGCGGTATCgttagaaaaaaaagcccaagtATTATTAAGTGATGCAGGCGGCTGAAAAAGGGTAGGCGGCACGCGGGCAGCAGAGCTGTCGGTGCAGCAGAGGCTCGCCATTGGCAAACAAGGGAAATGTAAAaatcaaagaaaaaggctCACCTGAAAAGATTGTCACCACGTTCCGGTCTTGAGACCAGTTGTAGCCTTCCATGACAAGCTGATGCGCTCGTGCCACCAATGTCAAGCCGTTGTTGTGATTGAAAGCCTCTGAAATGTCCTGGCCAAACGTGTACCCCGCACCGCGGGGAGAGATGCCCCAGCCGCAGCGGTCGTCGGGGTCAGACCATAGGAGATCGCACATGGGACCTTCGTGGGGGACTTCCTGGACACGGTCGAGGGCCCTGATGTTATCTAATGTGTCGATGCTGGGGGACAGGCCGCCGTGGAGGCAGAAGATCTGGTTCTCAATCAGGGCGGTCAGGGGGAGGTAGTCGAAGAAGTCGGTGAAAATCTTCCACACGTTGGCGTTGCCGTATTTGCGGAGGCACTCGTCGTAAAAGCCGTAGACTTGTGTGATCTGGCGCGACTCGTGGTTGCCTCGCAGGATGGTGATGCGTTGGGGGTAGCGGATCTtgagggcgacgaggagcGACACGGTCTCGACTGAGTAGTATCCTCTGTCGACGTAGTCACCTGCGGCAGTTTACAAATCGTCGTCAGCAAACGGAGCTCAAGGGAGGAATCAAGTCGCGTCTGTTCGCACCCATGAAGAGATAGTTGGTGTCGGGACTGGGGCCGCCAATCTTGAACAGCTCCATCAGGTCGTGGAACTGGCCGTGGATATCGCCACAGACCGTGACGGGGCATTTCTGCAAAAGACACTCAGAGTCAGCATTCTCCCACGCCAGCGACCAGACAAGACATCCGATCACCGCATCGCTCAAGGGCCAAACCTACCACTGGCTGGACGTTTGATTCCTCCTGGACAACCTCTCGACCCTACACAAACATCCAAAAAGTCAGCATCGCTGGCGCCCAACAAAACAGCATCACGAGCAGGCGCCAAAAAAAGGGCCACCAGTCCAGGACCCAAGAGGTCGAAAAATCTGGGATtctcgcatcgccatcgctTTAGCATCGAATGCTCACCATGTCGCACAGCCTCTGGACGTCGGCCTCGGACAGCTGTTTGCAGTTCATCAGATTCTCAATCCACTGTTCCAGCGTGGATCTGGTCGCAGGCTCCGTCTGCACTGGCGACACGTCGGCCGGTACCCTCCCGACGTCTTCCATATTTGTGTCCATGGTCGAAAAGCGCAGCTGCGGCCGAGGCGAGTCGATTGGCGATGCGTTGCTGGTTGAGAGGCGGAGATAGAGGGAGGGGGGTCGAGCTGGCTGAGGTTTAGGAGGGGAGAAGGTTGATGCTTTGAATGACGTTGCGGTCACGCTTCGGGTTTCTGTCCCAAGAGGTTctggcagcaacagccttggcagcagaCGGCGGGTGGCAATTTAGCGGTTGGCAGCTGTACAGTCCAGTAGCAAATAGCGGCCGGTGGTGGGGCAGATGCGCCAAAGGACGCGGTTTTATAGTGATGGATACGGCACGGTGGTCGCTATCAGccagtgcagtgcagtggGAGAACAAAGAGAGGGACAGGAGGGATATGGGGAGAGAGATTATGTGTGAGAGAGCTGGAGGGAGCACGAGAGATTGCGAAAGATGAcaaggggagggggagggggttCAAAACAAGCAGAGTCAATAAAACGGGGTACTGAGGCTTTACAGTAGCAGCGACGAGTTACAAAGAACTTGGATGCTATTGGTTTGGATTCAGCTTTCATGAAAGATGcatcaatggcttctttattgatctcttctttgtctgcaAATCTTCAGCTGTGCACTGGACGGCTCAAGCGTTCGCGTCTTGTCTCGAAATCGCTAGGCCGTGTTTTGCGTGCTCGAAGTACCAAGCATGAGGGGTTGGTTCTCAGCTTACCTAGGTAGCTATCAGTAGTATTTGATATCCTCCATTTAGAGTATGTA
This genomic stretch from Trichoderma breve strain T069 chromosome 1, whole genome shotgun sequence harbors:
- a CDS encoding calcineurin-like phosphoesterase domain-containing protein, whose amino-acid sequence is MDTNMEDVGRVPADVSPVQTEPATRSTLEQWIENLMNCKQLSEADVQRLCDMGREVVQEESNVQPVKCPVTVCGDIHGQFHDLMELFKIGGPSPDTNYLFMGDYVDRGYYSVETVSLLVALKIRYPQRITILRGNHESRQITQVYGFYDECLRKYGNANVWKIFTDFFDYLPLTALIENQIFCLHGGLSPSIDTLDNIRALDRVQEVPHEGPMCDLLWSDPDDRCGWGISPRGAGYTFGQDISEAFNHNNGLTLVARAHQLVMEGYNWSQDRNVVTIFSAPNYCYRCGNQAAIMEIDEHLKYTFLQFDPCPRAGEPMVSRRTPDYFL